A section of the Pseudomonas flavescens genome encodes:
- a CDS encoding TonB-dependent siderophore receptor: MHHVTAARHCGLPTLLSLAIALAVAPPAALAAEATATQQQVLRFDIAAQSLDAALAAFSAVTRTQVLVPAELTRNQRSLGVSGSYAQTEALSRLLAGTGLAARFVDGDTVTLERPAGDQNDAVQLGATTVSGQSLGITTEGSGSYTTGQTAAATRLPLTLRETPQSVSVITRQQMDDQGLQNISDVLQQTPGIKVNQENSEGYTFYARGFEVQNFQVDGISSLSSDGGTLRDNYSIGNSLIYDRVEVLKGATGLVNGAGYPSAVINMVRKRPTSEFKGHAAIGAGSWDKYRSEVDISGPLTEGGAVRGRMVAGTEEHQSYIDHLKGEQNVFYGILEADLSDDTTVAVGYDLQKNYNDGSTTGSLPAFFADGREARFSRSSNAADKWAYRNQDTQRAFAEVEQTLANDWSIKAVVSTRQYKSRELISGINSQAINTDNSAVHGFLWGESSKFNVDSSEKSFDAQAKGPYQLFGRSHDLVLGYGYNRTDTVTRRYDGLTDELIDDVFNWDNNATKPARFDWWNRFNIDARQKIAYMATVLKPTDRLSLVLGARVTDYQWQIETLNALGSRGKFQSTVSGEVTPYVGATFVLDDHHSVYASYTDIFKPQAYSRGIDGKPIDPLTGESYEVGIKGEYFDSRLNASLALFELHQDNVADERSDGNGDSYNVPIQGVKTRGVELEMSGEPVERLQVQAGYVYQESHDADGKRESTDQPQHMLKLAGNYRLPGDWQRLTVGGNLQWQSSTYFVPGDWYSVVGDPKFEQKAYTLVGLVAGYDFSTQLKGTLNINNLFDKHYYSGLGNYDTVYWGAPRNLMATVKYSF; the protein is encoded by the coding sequence ATGCACCACGTTACTGCCGCTCGCCATTGCGGCCTGCCAACTCTATTGTCTCTCGCTATCGCATTGGCCGTTGCGCCGCCTGCCGCGCTCGCCGCAGAGGCCACCGCGACCCAGCAGCAGGTGCTGCGCTTCGACATTGCGGCGCAGTCGCTGGATGCCGCGTTGGCCGCTTTTTCGGCGGTAACCCGCACCCAAGTGCTGGTGCCCGCCGAACTGACCCGTAACCAGCGTTCGCTCGGTGTTTCGGGCAGCTATGCACAGACCGAAGCGTTGTCTCGCTTGCTGGCCGGTACTGGCCTCGCGGCCCGGTTCGTCGATGGCGATACCGTGACCCTGGAACGCCCCGCAGGTGATCAGAACGACGCCGTGCAACTGGGCGCCACCACTGTGAGCGGACAGAGCCTGGGCATTACCACTGAAGGTTCGGGCTCCTACACCACCGGACAGACCGCTGCTGCCACCCGCCTGCCGCTCACGCTGCGGGAAACGCCGCAATCGGTGAGCGTAATCACCCGCCAGCAGATGGACGACCAGGGCCTGCAAAACATCTCCGACGTGCTGCAGCAAACGCCGGGCATCAAGGTCAATCAGGAAAACTCCGAGGGTTATACCTTCTATGCTCGCGGTTTCGAGGTGCAGAACTTTCAGGTCGATGGCATCTCCAGCCTGTCCAGCGACGGCGGCACTCTGCGTGACAACTACAGCATCGGCAACTCGCTGATCTACGACCGTGTGGAGGTGCTCAAAGGCGCTACGGGCCTCGTCAACGGTGCCGGCTATCCGTCCGCGGTGATCAATATGGTGCGCAAGCGGCCCACCTCCGAGTTCAAGGGCCATGCGGCAATCGGCGCGGGCTCCTGGGACAAATACCGCAGTGAGGTGGATATTTCCGGGCCGCTGACCGAGGGCGGAGCAGTGCGCGGCCGCATGGTTGCCGGAACCGAAGAGCACCAGAGCTACATCGACCACCTCAAGGGCGAGCAGAACGTCTTCTACGGCATTCTCGAAGCCGACCTGAGCGATGACACCACCGTTGCGGTGGGCTATGACCTGCAAAAGAACTACAACGATGGCAGCACCACCGGATCTCTGCCTGCCTTCTTTGCGGACGGTCGCGAAGCGCGCTTCTCCCGTTCGAGCAACGCAGCGGACAAGTGGGCTTATCGCAATCAGGATACCCAGCGGGCATTTGCCGAGGTGGAGCAGACGCTGGCCAATGACTGGTCGATCAAGGCAGTGGTCAGTACGCGGCAGTACAAGTCCCGTGAGTTGATCTCCGGCATCAATAGCCAGGCAATCAACACCGATAACAGCGCTGTGCATGGGTTTCTCTGGGGAGAGTCCTCCAAGTTCAATGTCGACAGCAGCGAGAAGAGTTTCGATGCCCAGGCCAAAGGCCCTTATCAGTTGTTCGGCCGCAGCCACGATCTGGTGTTGGGCTACGGCTACAACCGTACCGATACCGTGACCAGGCGTTATGACGGCCTGACGGACGAGCTTATCGATGACGTCTTCAATTGGGATAACAACGCCACCAAGCCTGCCCGATTCGATTGGTGGAACCGCTTCAACATCGATGCGCGGCAGAAGATCGCCTACATGGCGACGGTGCTGAAACCGACCGATCGCCTGTCGCTGGTTCTGGGTGCGCGCGTGACCGACTACCAATGGCAGATTGAAACGCTCAACGCCTTGGGCAGCCGTGGAAAATTCCAGAGCACCGTCTCCGGCGAAGTGACTCCCTATGTTGGGGCGACCTTTGTACTGGATGACCACCATTCGGTTTACGCCAGCTACACCGACATCTTCAAGCCGCAGGCGTACAGCCGCGGGATCGATGGCAAGCCGATCGATCCGCTAACCGGCGAGAGCTATGAAGTGGGTATCAAGGGTGAGTACTTTGACAGCCGTCTGAATGCCAGCCTGGCCCTGTTCGAGCTGCATCAGGACAACGTCGCTGACGAGCGCTCGGATGGTAATGGCGATAGCTACAACGTACCGATCCAGGGTGTTAAGACCCGTGGCGTCGAGCTGGAAATGTCTGGCGAACCTGTCGAGCGGCTGCAGGTGCAGGCCGGTTACGTCTACCAGGAATCTCACGATGCGGACGGCAAGCGCGAAAGCACCGATCAACCGCAGCACATGCTCAAACTGGCGGGTAACTATCGCTTGCCGGGCGACTGGCAGCGCCTGACGGTCGGCGGCAACCTGCAATGGCAGAGCTCCACCTACTTCGTGCCGGGCGATTGGTACTCGGTGGTGGGCGACCCCAAGTTCGAGCAAAAGGCCTACACCCTGGTCGGCCTGGTGGCTGGGTATGATTTCAGCACTCAGTTGAAGGGCACTCTGAACATCAACAACCTGTTCGACAAGCACTACTACAGCGGCCTGGGTAACTATGACACGGTCTATTGGGGCGCGCCGCGCAATCTGATGGCAACGGTGAAATACAGCTTCTGA
- the tauA gene encoding taurine ABC transporter substrate-binding protein, whose translation MKQTIKALLLAVAAATAVQAHAADIVIGYQTGVDPSKVAQADGAYEKAIGEKLDWRRFNSGADVVTALASGDVQIGNLGSSPLAAATSRKLPLVTFLVAAEINAAEALVVRNGSGIDSPEQLVGKTIATPFVSTSHYSLLGALKHWKIDPTQVKIVNLNPAEINAAWKRGDIDGAFVWSPALGEIKRSGKVLTDAAEVGKWGAPTFEVWVARKDFAEKHPEVLAKFAGVTLDAFADYQANVATWTADSEQAGKIAKLIGANAADIPELLAGSAYPNAQQQVSADLLGGGTAKAIARTAEFLKEQKRIPAVLPDYSPYVSAEYVRQAQ comes from the coding sequence GTGAAACAGACCATCAAAGCCCTGCTGCTCGCTGTCGCTGCGGCAACCGCTGTTCAGGCCCATGCCGCCGACATCGTGATCGGTTACCAGACCGGTGTGGATCCGTCCAAGGTCGCCCAGGCTGACGGTGCATACGAAAAAGCCATCGGCGAGAAGCTCGACTGGCGTCGTTTCAACTCCGGTGCCGACGTGGTGACGGCACTGGCTTCCGGTGACGTACAGATCGGCAACCTCGGTTCCAGCCCACTGGCCGCCGCCACGTCGCGCAAATTGCCGCTGGTGACCTTCCTGGTCGCTGCCGAAATCAATGCTGCCGAGGCGCTGGTCGTACGCAACGGCAGCGGCATCGACAGCCCCGAGCAACTGGTCGGCAAGACCATCGCCACGCCGTTCGTGTCCACCTCCCACTACAGCCTGCTCGGCGCCCTGAAGCACTGGAAGATCGACCCCACCCAGGTGAAGATCGTCAACCTCAACCCGGCCGAGATCAATGCGGCGTGGAAGCGCGGTGACATCGACGGTGCCTTCGTCTGGTCGCCGGCACTGGGTGAAATCAAACGCAGCGGCAAGGTGCTGACCGATGCGGCCGAGGTCGGCAAATGGGGCGCGCCGACGTTCGAGGTCTGGGTGGCCCGCAAGGATTTCGCCGAGAAGCACCCTGAAGTGCTGGCCAAGTTCGCTGGCGTGACCCTCGATGCCTTCGCCGACTACCAGGCCAACGTCGCCACATGGACGGCTGACTCCGAACAGGCCGGCAAGATCGCCAAGCTGATCGGTGCCAACGCTGCTGACATCCCGGAATTGCTCGCCGGCTCCGCCTATCCGAATGCGCAGCAGCAAGTCAGTGCCGACCTGCTGGGTGGCGGTACTGCCAAGGCGATTGCCCGCACCGCCGAGTTCCTCAAGGAACAGAAGCGTATTCCCGCCGTACTGCCCGACTACTCGCCCTACGTCAGTGCCGAGTACGTCCGCCAGGCGCAGTGA
- a CDS encoding taurine ABC transporter ATP-binding protein: MSRLSAERVSLSFKRRGHSRVILDNFDLQIEKGESVVVLGPSGCGKSSLLNVLAGFQPPGSGRVHIDGRTLEGPGGDRGVVFQDDALMPWLDALDNVALGLRLRGLSKQQRHARAREVLELVGLASHAHHQISELSGGQRQRLGLARALAVDPDFLLLDEPFGALDALTRERMQLLLLDVWKRTGKGLFLITHSVDEALFLATDLIVLDGPPARAVIHRQLPFARRYIGGEPVRSIKSDPAFAELRQELLDLFLQESADHAF; the protein is encoded by the coding sequence ATGAGCCGACTGAGCGCCGAGCGGGTCAGCTTGAGTTTCAAGCGTCGCGGTCATTCGCGGGTCATCTTGGATAATTTCGATCTGCAGATCGAAAAGGGCGAGTCCGTGGTCGTGCTCGGCCCGTCGGGCTGCGGCAAGTCCAGCCTGCTCAACGTGCTGGCCGGCTTTCAGCCACCTGGCAGCGGCCGTGTGCATATCGATGGCCGCACCCTCGAAGGCCCGGGCGGCGATCGCGGCGTGGTGTTTCAGGATGACGCGCTGATGCCATGGCTCGATGCCCTCGACAACGTTGCCCTGGGGCTGCGCCTGCGCGGCCTGAGCAAGCAGCAACGCCATGCCCGGGCGCGTGAGGTGCTCGAACTGGTTGGCCTGGCCAGTCATGCTCATCATCAGATTTCCGAACTGTCGGGCGGTCAGCGTCAGCGCCTTGGGCTGGCGAGGGCGCTGGCGGTCGATCCGGACTTTCTGCTGCTCGACGAACCCTTCGGTGCCCTCGATGCCCTGACCCGCGAGCGCATGCAGTTGCTGCTGCTCGACGTCTGGAAGCGCACCGGCAAGGGCCTGTTCCTGATCACCCACAGTGTCGACGAGGCACTGTTTCTCGCCACCGACCTGATCGTGCTGGACGGCCCGCCTGCCCGTGCGGTGATTCACCGGCAACTGCCGTTCGCTCGCCGTTACATCGGCGGTGAACCGGTGCGCTCGATCAAGAGCGATCCGGCCTTCGCCGAGCTGCGTCAGGAGCTGCTCGATCTCTTCCTTCAGGAGTCCGCCGACCATGCCTTCTGA
- the tauC gene encoding taurine ABC transporter permease TauC, whose translation MPSDALKNTVSDRSRRFVIRFDRRRAAAFGTLAALASLWWLATHLGWVDTIFLPAPEQLLVALNGLLQDGYLDATLWQHLSTSLWRVLVALLAAVVTAIPLGIAMGLNPTLNAALDPLVEFYRPIPPLAYLPLMVIWFGIGELSKVLLIYMALFAPLLIATVGGVRRVDKARIQAVRCLGASRLQVVRHVILPSALPDILTGLRIALGVGWSTLVAAELIAANQGLGFMVQSAAQFLATDVVVVGILLIASIALTIELGLRALQKRFASWN comes from the coding sequence ATGCCTTCTGATGCACTGAAAAACACCGTAAGCGACCGCAGCCGCCGTTTCGTGATCCGCTTCGACCGTCGCCGGGCGGCAGCCTTCGGTACCTTGGCGGCGTTGGCGAGCCTGTGGTGGCTGGCAACGCACCTCGGCTGGGTCGACACCATCTTCCTGCCTGCCCCCGAACAACTGCTGGTGGCCCTCAACGGGCTGCTGCAGGACGGTTATCTGGATGCCACGCTATGGCAGCACCTGAGTACCAGCCTGTGGCGCGTGCTGGTGGCGCTGTTGGCTGCGGTCGTCACGGCCATCCCGCTGGGAATCGCCATGGGCTTGAACCCCACGCTCAACGCCGCGCTCGACCCGCTGGTGGAGTTCTATCGGCCGATCCCGCCGCTGGCCTATCTGCCGTTGATGGTGATCTGGTTCGGCATCGGCGAGCTGTCCAAGGTGCTGCTCATCTACATGGCGCTGTTCGCGCCGCTGCTGATCGCCACCGTGGGCGGCGTGCGCAGGGTCGACAAGGCACGTATCCAGGCGGTGCGCTGCCTGGGTGCCAGCCGCTTGCAGGTGGTGCGTCACGTGATTCTGCCCAGCGCGCTGCCGGACATCCTCACCGGCCTGCGTATCGCCCTGGGTGTCGGTTGGTCGACGCTGGTCGCTGCGGAGCTGATCGCCGCCAACCAGGGGCTCGGTTTCATGGTGCAGTCTGCCGCGCAGTTCCTTGCCACCGACGTGGTGGTGGTCGGCATCCTGTTGATCGCCAGCATCGCCTTGACCATCGAACTCGGTTTGCGCGCGCTGCAAAAGCGCTTCGCTTCCTGGAACTGA
- the tauD gene encoding taurine dioxygenase, with translation MTLVFERIGQALGARVTGVDLSRPLDAESYASLRQGLLEHQVLFLRDQLLTPRQQRDAAAMFGGLHIHPIYPKIEEQPEVLVLDTELNDLRDNALWHSDVSFIQSPPLGSLLSARHVPPHGGDTLWASCSAAYEGLSAPIRNLLDGLTAVHDLTLSFPLERFGTTPEALEKWNAARAANPPVTHPVIRVHPETGRKGIFVSESFTTRIVELEPGESDALLKMLFAQIAKPEFSVRWQWRQGDLAFWDNRLTQHYACDDYRPQRRIMHRATILGDRPFGP, from the coding sequence ATGACCCTCGTATTCGAACGTATCGGCCAAGCCCTGGGCGCGCGCGTTACCGGTGTCGACCTGAGCCGCCCGCTGGATGCCGAAAGCTACGCCAGCTTGCGCCAGGGGCTACTTGAACATCAGGTGCTGTTTCTGCGTGATCAATTGCTGACGCCTCGCCAACAGCGCGATGCGGCAGCCATGTTCGGTGGTCTGCATATCCACCCGATCTATCCGAAGATCGAAGAGCAGCCGGAAGTCCTCGTTCTGGATACCGAGCTCAATGACCTGCGCGACAACGCCCTGTGGCACTCGGACGTATCGTTCATCCAGTCGCCGCCGCTGGGCTCGCTGCTCAGTGCGCGGCACGTTCCGCCGCATGGTGGCGACACGCTGTGGGCCAGTTGCTCTGCCGCCTATGAAGGGCTTTCTGCACCGATCCGCAACCTGCTCGACGGCCTGACGGCGGTGCATGACCTGACCCTGTCGTTTCCTTTGGAGCGCTTCGGCACTACGCCCGAGGCACTGGAAAAATGGAATGCCGCTCGGGCAGCGAACCCACCGGTCACTCACCCGGTGATACGCGTACACCCGGAGACGGGCCGCAAGGGGATCTTCGTCAGCGAGTCGTTCACCACCCGGATCGTCGAGCTGGAGCCTGGCGAAAGCGATGCACTGCTGAAGATGCTCTTTGCACAGATTGCCAAACCGGAATTCAGCGTGCGCTGGCAATGGCGCCAGGGCGACCTGGCGTTCTGGGACAACCGCCTGACCCAGCACTACGCCTGCGACGACTACCGCCCGCAGCGGCGCATCATGCACCGTGCGACGATTCTCGGCGATCGGCCTTTCGGGCCTTGA
- a CDS encoding TonB-dependent siderophore receptor: protein MPYLPASHRSTLSLSITRVLFTGLLATSPLLIATSAQAQSAATEQTRAYAIPAGDLDQALNRFASEADILLSVDSRLTTGKRSPGLDGSYSVDAGLARLLAGTGLRPLKAGDDYALEASQEGDGSLQLGATSINASGLGETTEGSGSYTTGAVTIGKGQHSLRETPQSVTVITRKMLDDQNLNTIEQVMEKTPGITVYDSPMGGKYFYSRGFRMTGQYQYDGVPLDIGSSYAQADSFASDMAIYDRVEVLRGAAGMMKGAGGTAGGVNFVRKRGQYTPHTQLSLAAGTWDNYRAQVDTGGPLNETGTIRGRAVATQQSRHYFYDVAERRDQIYYGAVDFDLSADTTFGLGLAYEDLDATPCWAGVPRYADGKDLKLSRSTCQNPSWNNQRSKRTTLFGDLKHPLNDNWALKVAGVWSRNTQEMEYAFPSGSVPVGASSSSTLVLGSIYDYDQVDYGLDAYVDGKFDAFGQQHELIVGANTSRSHKDDFFAVAALPQRQNVLDPDHHLTQPDESYYLANASRGGPLDIRIKQYGVYSTARLKLAEPLTFVVGSRVSWYKSETDSVAYFRGVGTPRNSETTETGQVTPFAGLLLDLNDNLTAYASYTDIFTPQGNLRTIDGSTLKPLIGTSYELGIKGEWFEGRLNSSFNLFRTLQEDAAQTDPNCADGSCSQNSGKVRAQGFEAELSGEVIDRLQLLAGYTYTQTKVLEDANPNQNGVSYNSYVPRHLLRVWGDYSLSGPLERFTVGAGFNAQSDNYRTSPISGNNISQAGYTVWNGRIGYRVDDTWSLALNGNNLFDKRYYATVGTEGFGNFYGEPRNFMLSVKADF, encoded by the coding sequence ATGCCGTACCTGCCTGCATCCCACCGCTCGACACTGAGCCTGTCGATCACCCGAGTCCTGTTCACCGGCCTGCTGGCCACCAGCCCCTTGCTGATCGCGACCAGCGCACAGGCGCAATCGGCCGCCACCGAACAGACCCGCGCCTATGCCATCCCCGCGGGGGATCTAGACCAGGCGCTGAATCGCTTCGCCAGCGAAGCCGACATTCTGCTTTCGGTGGATTCGCGGCTTACCACGGGCAAACGCAGTCCCGGGCTCGACGGCAGCTATTCGGTGGACGCAGGCCTGGCCCGCTTGCTGGCCGGTACCGGTTTGCGGCCGCTCAAGGCCGGAGACGACTATGCACTGGAAGCGTCGCAGGAAGGCGATGGTTCACTGCAGTTGGGCGCAACCAGCATCAACGCCAGCGGTCTGGGCGAAACAACCGAGGGCAGCGGCTCCTACACCACGGGTGCGGTAACCATCGGCAAGGGACAGCACTCGCTGCGGGAAACGCCGCAATCGGTCACGGTGATAACCCGCAAGATGCTCGACGACCAGAACCTCAACACCATCGAACAGGTCATGGAAAAGACTCCGGGCATCACCGTGTACGACTCGCCCATGGGCGGCAAGTACTTCTACTCCCGCGGCTTCCGCATGACCGGACAGTACCAGTACGACGGCGTGCCGCTGGATATTGGCAGCAGCTACGCACAGGCCGACAGTTTTGCCAGCGACATGGCCATTTATGACCGGGTCGAAGTACTTCGCGGTGCGGCAGGCATGATGAAAGGCGCTGGCGGTACAGCGGGAGGCGTCAATTTCGTGCGCAAGCGCGGCCAGTACACGCCACATACCCAACTGTCTCTCGCTGCGGGCACCTGGGACAACTACCGCGCCCAGGTCGACACCGGAGGCCCGCTCAATGAAACCGGCACCATCCGCGGGCGGGCCGTGGCAACCCAGCAAAGCCGCCATTACTTCTATGACGTTGCCGAGCGCCGGGATCAGATCTACTACGGTGCCGTGGATTTCGACCTGAGTGCCGATACCACGTTCGGCCTGGGCCTCGCCTATGAAGACCTCGATGCGACACCCTGCTGGGCCGGCGTGCCGCGCTACGCCGATGGCAAAGACCTGAAGCTAAGCCGCTCCACCTGCCAGAATCCTTCCTGGAACAACCAGCGCAGCAAACGCACCACGCTGTTCGGTGATCTGAAGCACCCGCTCAATGACAACTGGGCGCTGAAGGTGGCGGGCGTCTGGTCGCGAAACACCCAGGAGATGGAGTACGCCTTTCCTAGCGGCTCGGTTCCGGTTGGCGCCAGCAGTTCCAGCACCTTGGTACTTGGCAGCATCTATGACTACGACCAGGTGGACTACGGCCTCGACGCCTACGTGGATGGCAAGTTCGACGCCTTTGGCCAGCAGCACGAGCTGATCGTTGGCGCCAACACCAGTCGCTCCCACAAGGACGACTTCTTCGCAGTGGCGGCACTGCCGCAGCGTCAGAACGTGCTCGATCCTGACCATCATCTAACGCAACCGGACGAGAGCTACTACCTGGCCAATGCCTCGCGCGGCGGCCCGCTGGACATCCGCATCAAGCAGTACGGCGTCTACTCCACCGCGCGCCTGAAACTGGCCGAGCCGCTGACATTCGTAGTCGGCAGCCGCGTCAGCTGGTACAAATCCGAAACCGACTCCGTCGCCTACTTTCGCGGCGTCGGCACCCCGCGCAATTCCGAGACCACCGAAACCGGACAGGTCACGCCCTTCGCCGGCCTGCTGCTCGACCTCAACGACAACCTGACGGCCTACGCCAGCTATACCGACATCTTCACGCCCCAGGGCAACCTCAGGACCATCGATGGCAGTACCCTGAAACCACTGATCGGCACTAGCTATGAGCTGGGCATCAAGGGCGAGTGGTTCGAGGGCCGTTTGAACAGCTCCTTCAACCTGTTCCGCACCCTTCAGGAGGATGCGGCCCAGACCGATCCGAACTGCGCCGACGGCAGCTGTTCGCAGAACTCCGGCAAGGTGCGCGCCCAGGGCTTCGAGGCGGAGCTGAGCGGTGAAGTCATCGACCGCCTGCAACTGCTGGCCGGTTATACCTACACCCAGACCAAGGTGCTGGAGGATGCCAACCCCAACCAGAACGGTGTGTCGTACAACTCGTACGTGCCGCGGCACCTGCTGCGCGTCTGGGGTGATTACAGCCTCAGCGGCCCTCTGGAGCGCTTCACGGTCGGCGCCGGTTTCAACGCCCAGAGCGACAACTACCGCACCTCGCCGATCAGCGGCAACAACATCTCCCAGGCGGGCTACACCGTGTGGAACGGCCGCATCGGCTACCGCGTCGATGACACCTGGTCACTGGCCCTCAACGGCAACAACCTTTTCGACAAGCGCTACTACGCCACCGTGGGCACCGAAGGTTTCGGCAACTTCTACGGCGAACCGCGCAACTTCATGCTGTCGGTAAAAGCGGACTTCTAG
- a CDS encoding FecR domain-containing protein — MKRASDEPIPPAIVEQASHWLMLHWGGALDAEQRQRFADWQARDPEHQRAWQRLERLQGTLAGVPAHTANAVLREQPDARRRQTLKMLGLALLAGGSGYLAQSQLPWREAMADLRSGTGERLQRTLADGSRLALNSDSAVNVRFSETERRIRLLKGELLLESGHDAARRPLIVETAAGEIQALGTRFSVYEIDGGSRVELYEGELELRPRNAPPSRLRAGQQRWFSAERTTAIGQADRNAIAWNEGRLIAERMPLGQFLNELARHRPGVLRCDPAIAELPLTGVFPLADTDRVLAALQQSLPVDVQRVTRYWVTVRPRG; from the coding sequence ACAGGCCAGCCACTGGCTGATGCTGCACTGGGGCGGCGCACTGGATGCCGAGCAACGCCAGCGTTTCGCAGACTGGCAGGCCCGCGACCCCGAACACCAGCGCGCTTGGCAACGCCTGGAGCGCTTGCAGGGTACCCTGGCTGGCGTCCCCGCCCACACCGCCAACGCCGTGCTGCGCGAGCAGCCTGACGCACGTCGTCGGCAGACCCTCAAGATGCTCGGCCTGGCGCTGCTGGCGGGCGGCAGCGGATACCTGGCCCAGTCGCAGCTACCTTGGCGCGAAGCCATGGCAGACTTGCGCAGCGGCACCGGCGAACGCTTGCAGCGCACCCTCGCCGATGGCAGCCGGCTGGCGCTGAACAGCGACAGCGCGGTGAATGTTCGCTTTAGCGAAACGGAACGACGCATCCGGCTGCTCAAGGGCGAACTGCTGCTGGAGAGTGGCCATGATGCCGCTCGCCGCCCGCTGATCGTCGAGACCGCCGCCGGTGAAATCCAGGCCCTCGGCACGCGCTTCTCGGTGTATGAGATCGACGGCGGCAGCCGCGTCGAACTCTACGAAGGCGAACTGGAGCTGCGGCCGCGCAATGCCCCGCCCTCACGCCTGCGGGCTGGCCAGCAACGCTGGTTCAGCGCCGAGCGGACCACGGCCATCGGCCAGGCAGACCGCAATGCCATCGCCTGGAACGAGGGCCGGCTGATTGCCGAACGCATGCCGCTGGGCCAGTTCCTCAATGAACTGGCACGTCACCGCCCCGGCGTACTGCGCTGCGACCCGGCCATCGCCGAGTTGCCGCTGACCGGCGTATTTCCGCTGGCCGACACTGACCGCGTACTCGCCGCCTTGCAGCAATCGTTGCCTGTGGATGTGCAACGCGTCACCCGCTATTGGGTCACCGTGCGGCCGAGAGGCTGA